A DNA window from Coffea arabica cultivar ET-39 chromosome 6c, Coffea Arabica ET-39 HiFi, whole genome shotgun sequence contains the following coding sequences:
- the LOC140008383 gene encoding syntaxin-132-like, whose protein sequence is MNDLLTDSFVIPREETSRNGDIEMGTQQPMNSGELGLDNFFKKVQEIENQYEKLNKLLKKLQDAHEESKAVTKASAMKAIKQRMEKDVDEVGKITRVIKSKIEELDRENLSNRQKPGCGKGSAVDRSRTATTVSLKKKFKDKMTEFQNLRESIHQEHREVVERRVFTVTGNRADEETIDKLIETGDSEQIFQKAVQDQGRGQIMDTLAEIQERHDAVRELERKLLELQQIFLDMAVLVDAQGDLLDNIETHVSNAVDHVQSGNVALQKAKTLQRNSRKWMCIAILILLIIVAIIVVGVLKPWQNNNKGA, encoded by the exons ATGAACGATCTCTTAACG GATTCTTTTGTCATCCCTCGGGAGGAAACTTCTCGAAATGGGGATATCGAAATGGGAACCCAGCAACCAATGAATTCAGGAGAACTAGGCCtggacaatttttttaaaaag GTGCAAGAGATTGAGAACCAATATGAGAAATTGAATAAGCTACTTAAAAAACTTCAG GATGCTCATGAGGAGTCAAAGGCTGTAACCAAGGCCTCTGCTATGAAAG CAATCAAGCAGCGGATGGAGAAGGATGTTGATGAAGTTGGGAAAATTACTCGTGTTatcaaatcaaaaattgagGAACTGGACAGAGAA AATTTATCCAATAGACAGAAACCTGGATGTGGAAAAGGGTCCGCTGTTGATAGATCAAGAACAGCGACAACAGT TTCATTGAAAAAGAAGTTCAAAGACAAGATGACTGAGTTTCAG AATTTGAGAGAGAGCATCCATCAAGAGCATCGTGAGGTCGTAGAAAGACGTGTATTTACAG TTACTGGAAATCGAGCAGACGAAGAG ACTATCGATAAACTTATAGAGACTGGGGATAGCGAACAAATCTTCCAGAAAGCAGTTCAGGATCAAGGACGTGGGCAG ATCATGGACACGCTAGCAGAAATTCAAGAACGTCATGATGCTGTTAGAGAATTGGAGAGGAAACTTCTTGAATTGCAACAG ATATTCTTAGACATGGCAGTTTTAGTAGATGCTCAAGGGGACTTGCTTGATAACATAGAGACACAT GTTTCGAACGCGGTAGACCATGTGCAGAGTGGAAATGTGGCCCTTCAAAAAGCGAAGACACTGCAAAGGAATTCCAGGAAATGGATGTGCATTGCAATCCTCATCCTTCTCATAATTGTCGCAATCATAGTCGTGGGAGTGCTTAAGCCGTGGCAGAACAACAACAAGGGTGCTTAG